The sequence cgggcttagttgctccaaggcatgtggaatcttcctggaccagggatggaacacacgtCCCCtgtcttggcaggcaggttcttatccactgtatcaccagggaagtccacattaCCTTATTTAGTCTTCATAGTAACTTGAAGTAGGTACCTTATtaccccatcttacagatggggaaacttgGAGCAATGAAGGCAACTTGGGAAGGCAGTACAGAGTGGGAGCGGAAGGGCATAGGAGTTGAATTTAGGATTTCTCTGCTAAAACCTTGGCTCTCCTCACTACACCAGCCTGCCTCACCTGAGCTGGTGAGGAACCAAAGGGCAGTGGCCTGTCCCCTACTGGATGGCAGCACCCTTCCAGACAGCACAGAGATGGCTTGTCTCCTTGGGCTCACTCCTGCCTTGAATGCACGCTCCTGGAGGGAGCCCCAGACCTGCACCGGGACAGGTACACTGCACACACCCCCACCCGTGTTTACTGAGTCTCGAGCTCGTCATGAATCAGAATTCAGGCCTGGGCTTTGGTCTCGCCCACCCAGAGCCTCCCAGCACACGCCACCGTTCACtacctcaccaccacccccaactgTGGAGAAACACCACAGCACTACTCACGAGTCAGGTCTAAACTGTGGGCAGAGGTGCTGAGGGGCAAGTCAGCCGCTAGATAGAATAGACTGAGAAGGCTTCCTGCAAGAAGTGAGCTTTGAGCCAGATGTATTCCAACTTGTAAATTATAAATCGCTCAAACACGcaataaaattggaataatagTGCAAAAAAACAGTCATAAATTCCCCCTGGACAAAGTGATTGTTAGTATTTTACCCTACCTGAATGCACGTGTGTACCTGGACATGTGGCATCATCTGAACGACTGGAATGTGAGACCTTGTAGACAATCGTTGACACTCAGCCAGGAACACTCCAGCATTGCCTCCCAAGATTGCACTATTTGTCAAGATTCCCCTAGAACcataattaccatttttttccccttcctgccggagaaggcaatggcaccccgctccagtactcttgcctggaaaatcccatgggcagaggagcctggtaggctgcagtccatggggtcgctaagagtcggacacgactgagcgacttcactttcacttttcagtttcatgcattggagaaggaaatggcaacccactccagtgttcttgcctggagaattccagggacgggggaacctggtgggctgccgtctatggggtcgcacagagtcggacacgactgaagtgacttagcagtagcagttccCTTCCTGCTAGGAGGTGCCATGtcatttattgaaaacaaaacaaaaacaaaacagggcaAACACATTTCTTAATAAGTGTcgttttttaaaagttctgttaAAACATATGGGTCAAGGGGAAGTAAAAATAATCAGAGGATCACTGTAGGAAAAACCTTTAGGTCTGGCACTGGGAGACCTCTGGAGAGGAGCAGTGGGAGAAACTTCATGTTCTGAAGGGTAGGAGCCCCTcaactcccttcttccctctcaccCGCTTAATCCCACCAGAAACTACCAAGATGCCCGGAATAAAAGGTTTCAAGTTCAATAGTCACACTCTCTCCAAATACAAAAAGCAGGTACAATTCAACTCAACACAGAAGCTTGTGTGCAAAGTTACGGGAAACTGAGACACTGTATAGAAAGTTAGGTTAATGATGattctgtggttttgttttgtgtgtgttttgagggtgtgtctcttcctctgtcacctgAACTCAGCAAAGAAATGGTTATCCTGATGAAATATCAACAGCTGACCCACAGTAAAAACGGATaagttctaaaaattaaaaaaaaaagcataattaccaaaaaaatatctgtcactgttcctccctctgcattttgctttttgaaacttttgcttttttaagtttttgattttttttttttttttaattctgaaaagtaGACAGTAAAACAGCTCCTGGAAGAATTTACAACCAACTGCATGAGAGTCTGGGAAGCTGAGGGGctaattatcatttttataccCTAGAAAAGCAACACCCATTCCCTAACATACAGCTCACACTCAGATTTTCCCAGATGtcctaatgttttaaaaacacagattcaaaCAATGCTTGTGTGTTGGATGCAAATTGCAGGTGCTGTTCCCTGAACAGCAAGCAGATATTCCTCATGGGAAGGTTCTGGAATCACTTGGCAGGATTTGAGCGGGAGCGAGGGCTTTAGCTGGGAGTTTGGCTCTGCCATGTGGGTTAATCCAACGCAAGGGAGGGGCAGAATCCAACTGGGCAAGACCACCTAACAGCAGTTCTGATGAACCTTCTGGGTGTCTTTAGTCTTAATCAGACCACAACCTGCCATCATGTGCTTCCCAACACAGACTCAGGTCACGGGGAGGCCCGGGGATAAGCCAACCAGCCACCTCTGGCATTGTCTAGTCTGCCTGCCTCtctgtttctgcattccctccttccctctacctctccacctctcccttatgtcttccctccttccctccatctccccctccctctctcctctgccctTAAGAGCTTAATCAGACCTGTTGGAGAGCCTCCAGGAGAACAGCTGGCACCAGTGACAGATATAGCTCCGGCAGAAGTCTTGTCTCTGTTACAGCCTCCAGCCTGGGCTGGGAGGCAGGGATTGGGAGGAGGAGAAAATTCAAAACACCCCACCCCTCTCCACCCTCTGAGAGCCCAGCCCCTGGGCCAGAGAACCTGAGAGCCCACCGAGCCTGGGACTCAGGCGGGATCCCCGCCCAGGCTCTGCCATCTGCCGTGGGCTGAGCACCCCATCTCTGGCAGCCAACTCGAGTCAGGCTTCCACCCGGGAAGAGGGCACCCGCCCCATCCTGGTCTGCACTCTGgcttccccaacccagggcaaGGAGTCTGGGGGAGTCCAGAGATGTGCCCACCCTGAGGTCACATCCCCTCCAGGTCAGGCCTTGGGTGCTGAGATCCAGAAATCCTTGCCTGGACAGTCACCCGCCCACTTCCAGAGCTGGAGCAGGACCCCTCCCTGGTGGGAGCAACATCATCGTGGGAGCAACCTTAGGTCTGAGGGAGGCTAAGAGGCCCTGTTGGCAGGGATGTGGGTGGGCCTGGACATGAAGCTTGGCATCTCCCTGCATGTCTGCAAGGCCCCTTGGGCTGAGACTAGAAAGAGGGGACCGGCTAAGGGCCAAGAACTGGCTCAACCCACATCTCCACGTACCAGCAAAGAACTCCACAGAGTCCAAGAATTCTCAGCTTGAATCAGACCCTCCCAGTTGTTATGAAGGTTTATTTgacaaggaagaaagagaacGTATTTTATTGAATAGTTCATTAGCTTAATTTGTAATTTGTGAATATTTAAACATATGGTATGCAAGCCTCTATCTGCAGCACTGCCCCAAGGCCCTGGCACATGGGAGCCATGGGCCTACTGCTCAAGCCTGGTGCCCTTACCAGGCCTGGAGTAGATGTTAAGAGGTCAGTTTTCCTGGAGACATAAGTTATCTCCAGGGTTTTCTCACCTCCTCTTTCTGTATGTTTCTCCCTGCTGCAGGAAGACCTTCCAAGACCAAACCATTCTCCTTTCAACTTAAATGTAATTCCagactaagaagaaaaaaaatgccctTAAGGAGGGCAGTGCTTGACCCAAAAATGAATCCTTcaaaatgggccttaggaaggggGAGAAATTTTGGAATGGGAAGGGATTGTCTAGGTAGATTTCTAGCCCAgctacacacacacccacacacacacacacacacacacacacacacccccacagcaAGGACTAAAGCCCCACAGGGCAACTCTATCCATTACTCTGGTATTTATTCAAACAAGTTAGAAAGCAAGTGTCACTCCATTTATTATGGATGTCTGCtgaacactgggcttcccaggtgctgctagtggcaaagaacccacctgctaatgcaggagacgtgggttcgatccctgggtcaagaagatcccctggaggaggacatggcaacccactccagtattcctgcctggagaattccaaggacagaggagcccggcaggctccagtccatggagctgcaaagagtagAAAAGGaccgaagcgactgagcacacactgaaCACTTGCTACAGGCCAGACCTTGTGCCTGGCTCTGGGGCCTGGGTAGGATGATGCTCAAGACCTGGGTCCTCGCTCTGGCTGGAGAGGGACACACAGGCCATCATGGTTCGCTGTGCCATGTTGGACTATGCCATGATGGGGTAAGCACAGATTACCTGGGAGCCTGGTCAGGGAGGATGGGGAAGGCTCCTAAAGGAAACAGAGTATGAGCTAAGAGCTGAGGTGGGGCTCATTCAGGAATTGAGGATGTGCAAAGCCCTAAAAGCAAGAGGCAGCAGGGTGCATTCAGGGAATggagggtggggttggggagggtgtTAGGGGAGCATAGGGGTAAGGAGAGGTTTGGTGAGTCATGAAGCTGAAGATGTAAACAGGAGCCACATGATAAAGGGTCTTGAAGCCACTTAAGGGGTCTGAATCTAATCTGGAGGATAATCAGGAATTGTTGAAAGCCTTTAAGCACCCCAGGGTTTAAATCTAGGATGATGCAAAGATCTTCAATCTAGACCCCTTTGCTATTGAAGGCCTCGCTCCACATCACCTCAAATATCATCAAATGAATtcacattataattattttttaataaaaatgtagaaaggaGTTTCATTacttaaatttgaaatttttattaatttcaatttTGTAGATCTCTACTTATATTTTGAGGCCAGTGACATTTTGGGGGGATGGGGGAAGACAGGTCCTTATACAGCTCAGAGACCCCATGCATGGTGTTATGGTATCTAATTGATCTCAGGTGGCCTCGGCCTGCAGTGACTTGAAGCAAGCCTTCGGCTCCTGgccagagactgaagtcaggccaCAGACATGAAAGCACCGAATTCTAGCCACTAGActagtggtcagtgacaaggccgTGGttcttcagctttgcagaaaagaactCCCTCcaagatggaaagtagtgaaataagtatttattaggaggaaaagagTATAGTACATATGTATAGACACAGACTCAGAGAGAGTCACTGAGGCGCACCCTTGTGGTAGTTTCAActacttttatggggcatttcttccaagtttcctttggccagtcattttgGTTTGCCTGGTTCAGAGTCCATATTtagtatatctcaggatcctcccaaccagggatcaaagctatgccccctgcagtgaaggcGCAGcctcttaatcactggaccatcagggaagtcttgtgttcttttaaaaaaacacaagcaCTCCAGGAAAAAATTACACATTCAGTTACAACATCTCTGCCTGACTGATCAGATCCCCTGGCAGAGAGATTCCTGGGGCCTCAGGGCTCTCAGGACAGAGCAGAACCCACCCCCATCTCTCAGCCCCTTCCCCACACTATTGCCCAACTACATGATTCTGGACATATAAAGCAGTGAAGACCAAGAAGAAAAAGTGCTAACTGCCCCTGATCCCAATAGCACAGTCTGATGGTCTCTTCTTCCCTCCCAGGCTCCCAGAAAGGCATCAGGATATGTAATCTGAGGCCTCCATGATGGTGATACACTCAGACTAAGTGGAGGATGAACACTACTATATTTCCTAATTGCTAAGAGAAGTCGTTGTTTTCTGCATGGGCAAATAGGAAGCTTGATTTGTGCCACTCCCAGAAGCTACTGATACCCCACAATCATTTTCCTATTTGTGTTTGATTCCCCAACATCAACAATTCATTTCTTTGGGCCAACCCTCTCTGGTGCAGGGTGGCAGGAAGGCTGcctaaaaaaaaagatgtgagtcTTCAGGAGGTGACGCGTGCCTCATCCCCATGTTCTTGTGAGTTCACTGAACCTCTTTTGTCTGCATCTAGAGGGTCTAGGCAAGAATAAGACCATTGCTGCATGCAAGGGGGAGCACCTTGGAGGGGAGAAGGGCATAGGAAGGGGAAGCGAGCCTCCTCAAAGACCCAGTTCAGGTTTTAGCCCAGGAATGGAGCTCACCTTCACTGTTGTCAGAGGCATGAACCCACTTCCAGCAGGCAGCAGGGCATGCCTGAGATGGCagtccattcactcattcacgtGTTCATCCATcattcacttatccatccatctagtcattcagtcattcaccAAACCTATACTGAGCAAGACCCTGTGGGAATATGATGAATTAGGATCCCCTGTCACACCTGATGCTTCTTGCACACATCTCACCTTGTACCATGGCAGGATCTTCTATCTGGGATATCTGCTCCATCAGTCCATGTGTCTTAAGGCTGCACTCACCATTCAGCCTTCTCTCATCCACAAGGCTTTTCAAAACCCCTTTCATCATCCAGAGTCACTCCTTCCCCATCCCTACCCCAGCAGTACTGACTCCATGCTTCACCAGTCACATTTACCTCTTTCCACTTAAATTATGGCTTTTACTCATCAAGTCTTGTATCTGCTGGAGGGCAGGGTCCAGACATGCTATCATGCTTGTGTTCCTCCGCAGATGTGTACACTGTGCTTGATTAATGCTTCTGCCTGATGAatgatgaataagtgaatgaatggtgGGTAAGTTGTATCATTTACAGGACAATATCAGTCCCATACAATCTTCAGCTTTTTTCAGCAACAGATTGGGGGCATTTCCTGTTATGAAAACATCTGTtctgaatgtgtgtgtttatttcccTTTAAACCACAGGGATAAGATTATGCTCAGCCATACAGCATTGTTAAAAGgtaaactgaggcatattaaaattttttaaaagtttatttgagcaaaaaaagTCTGTTGAAATCTAGCAAATATCAAGGAGCTCTGAGGAGCTGTACCAAATGAAACACTTTTATAGTCAGAAGGGAGCGGGAACAAGGATGTTAAAGCAAAAAAAGCAAATTGGTTGCTGCAAAGTTATTGTCCTTTAGGCACTGGCAGAGGGCTATCAGGCAGATTACTTAACTAGTGCTGATCAAGTGATTCCTGTGAGAGGCGAAACTAAGTCTAGGTTTGGTGACGTGGGGGTTAGCATAAGGACTCCATTTGGGGCCTGTTGCCTTATTTTTAACAGTATGTTTCCATCTTTGTTTGGAGTGACCAAGGATCTGGAAGCTCAATCATCTGGACGCTTTAGAGACTTTCATGGCCATGAGATTATCTTACTTTTATGCGGTGCTTGGAGCTTCCCAAGTTAATTCACAACTGCTTCTCACAACACCACGACTTTGTCTTACAGACTTAGAAACGattgctcagagaggttaagcgtCTTACGTCTTACCCGAGGCCGCCCAGCTGTGAAGGGGGAGGTCTTCTCACTCGGGCCTCAGCTCTCCCCGCCTCACCCCGTTCTCCCCACCTTGGCTGACAGAGGGGCTGAGGAAGACGCACTCCTGCCCCGCCTCGGCAGGGCCTGGAGGCCATGTCCCTGCTCCCGTGGCTCCGGGGGAACGAGGCGCCGCCACGGCCGTCGCCGCGGAGCCCGGCGGAGATGGTGCTGGAGACGCTCATGGTGGAGCTGGCGGGGCAGATGCGCGAGGCTGAGCGGCAGCAGCGGGAGCGCAGCCACGCGGTGAGGAAGGTCTGCACCCGCGTGGACTACAGCTGGCTGGCCAGCGCGCCGCGGCCCGCATACGACCTCAGCCCCGGCGAGAGGCTGCAGCTGGAGGACGTCTGCGCCAAGATCCACCCGGCCTACTGTGGGCCCGCCATTCTCAGGTAACTCCAGACATCCTCAGACAACTCCAGACATCCTC is a genomic window of Bos indicus isolate NIAB-ARS_2022 breed Sahiwal x Tharparkar chromosome 16, NIAB-ARS_B.indTharparkar_mat_pri_1.0, whole genome shotgun sequence containing:
- the RD3 gene encoding protein RD3 is translated as MSLLPWLRGNEAPPRPSPRSPAEMVLETLMVELAGQMREAERQQRERSHAVRKVCTRVDYSWLASAPRPAYDLSPGERLQLEDVCAKIHPAYCGPAILRFRQLVAEQEPEVQEVSRLFRSVLQEVLERMEEEEEAQRLTRQWSLRAPRGTLTTFRSRARIAPFASDIHTISEDVERDTPPPRAWSLPEFRARKED